Part of the Antechinus flavipes isolate AdamAnt ecotype Samford, QLD, Australia chromosome 2, AdamAnt_v2, whole genome shotgun sequence genome is shown below.
ATCTAACTAAAATACCAACAAGGGTATCATGTACATATATGGAATTGATCACATATGTGTACTATATGTGTATTATTAATAAGACGATTCATGAAAACTCTTGTGATCACTTAGAGCCAGCCTGATTTCATTGAAAACACATGATATCAATTAACTTCATTAACTTTTGTAAAAAAGTAACCAGTCTAGTAGATCAGATGGATGCTGTAGATAAAACTACTAATATTTAGATGTGATAAAGATATACAGGTCAGATTAGACAGATAAATCTTGAGGTGGTTAAATGACTGAACCTAAAGTATAATTAATGGACCTAAAGCATAGTTAATAACaaattgatatcattttggtGGGAAGATTAAAGTAGAGTGGCCAAGGATCTGTTCTTTGTCTGtaccagaggtgtcaaactcacaTTCAGCCCACAACACTACTTAGTATAtccagaaccaaattaaaatgcaattataaaatacttaacatgataaataaaaatataatagacttcagatattattaatatatgattttctaaggTAATAATGGCCACAGAGATCTTTATGCATGCTTAATTGACCcaccccatttctatttgagtttaacatcACTAATCtatacttttcaacattttcaTTGGAAATTAGAAGGTAATATAAAGTTGATTTCATTGGATGTTTTCAATGATCATTTATCAATACAGCTTTTAATGGTTGGGTAGGAGATTGGACTTTGAAGCtcttttttaattctatgattctatgactctaTAGGTTACAGTTTTGTACCCAAAATTTTGCTATTCTTCTAAAGAACCAAAAAACAATATGAAGGATACCAACAAGACCTGGGtaacagaattcttttttttgggACTTTCTGATGACTTTCAAACCCAGATTTTACTCTTTATATTATTCCTGGTGGTCTACTTGGTTACTGTACTTGGAAACCTGCTCCTTATCTCCCTGGTTCTGATTGACTCAAAGCTCCATACATCCATGTACTTTTTCCTTGGCAACTTGTCTTTGGCTGACCTGTGCTTTTCTACCTGTATTGTTCCCCAAGCTCTTGCCCACCTATTGTCCAGGAGGAAGatcatttccttcacaggctgtGCAGCTCagctccttttttctctctttttaggaTGTACAGAGTGTGCATTATTGGCTGTGATGTCTTATGATCGATATTTAGCAATCTGTGATCCTATGCATTATCCTCTCATCATGACATGGAGACTATGTGGCCACTTAGCTTTAGGTTGCTGGGCCAGCGGTATTTTAGTGACATTAATTGACACTACAGTCACATTACAACTTCCCTACCGAGGAGATAATAGAATTGCTCATTTCTTTTGTGAGTCCCCAGCCCTTTTGGCCTTGGCATCAACAGACACTCATAGCTCACAGATGGTCATTTTCCTCATGGGAGTGGTGATACTTCTTGCACCTGTTTCTTTGATCTTGGCATCCTATGGCTCCATTATAGTGACTATTCTCAAAATGAAGACAAACTCAGGAAGACTGAAGGCATTTTCCACCTGTGGCTCTCACCTTCTTGTGGTCATTATTTTTTATGGGTCAGCAATCATCAACTATATGACACTTAAATCCTCCAAGGAGCAGGGGAAAATAGTGTCTGTGTTCTATACTGTGATAAACCCTATGCTTAATCCCCTCATTTACAGCCTGAGGAACAAGGATGTGAAGAGAGCACTCAAAAATGTatctaaaagaaagaaactgtTGAAATCCTGATTGCCTCGCTGTCATTAAATATGTATTGTCTCAACTCTCAGGATTGGTATAGCCTTTCTTATCCcaagaaaaaattacattttcattatGATTAGCATATGTGAATACAGGATTATATTGCTCtgtaatgatatctaaaatgttTATGTGTTATAAATGTCTCAGATATGGAGAGGTATGACACAATTTGTCCATCACCttaaagaattaaatgagaattttgttaATATGCaggattttaaaacaaaaatcttatcAATATGGAATTATAACAAGCAGTTCTGCTCTAGACTTTGGGAAAAAAGAACCAGATATTGTGTAATGATCATTGGGAACAAAAAGAGGGAGTCAGGCATTTGGGAAATTAGTGAGGAAAACCACACAAAAAGTTGACCTGTTTTAGATTACCTTGAGTGGAAATACAGtatctaaaatttataaagtagtCATGTCTTTTTACTTTGTTATGGTAAGATTATATTTGCAATGCTCTATTCTATAAGggacacaaattttttttaattttactatttgATTATGTTTTATAACCTAATTTCTGAATATGTCATTCTACTTTACTACTTGAattattccttataacaaagattttgaaggaaaaagaaaaaaagtaataaagcaTTAATCTCCAGCATTTCATGTAGTATTCCACATTGACAATCTgcttttacaaagaagaaatgaagttaTATGTTCTCTGTTCTTTTCTGAGGCCTACTTAAagaattataattacataaatgtatttttgttctttccatctgTCATTGGTATTACTATGTATATAGTTTTATACAATATTactatgtatattgttttattcTCCTAGCTTCAATTTATATGATTTATGCCCTTTTATGATTCTCTGCAtctaagttttattttaatatttataattaaaataatttatttcctctatctCCATTCTCCCTCCTtatatttattagaaattaaGCTTCATATGATACCTGCTGCAAAATTTTCCCAGTTACTAATTTTTCACTGCATTGGTTTTCTTCATGCAAATAGTAAGAACTTTAACATTTTACGGAATCAAATTGTCTCTTTTATCTTGGATGACTCCTTATGAtctttctttggccataaattctccAATTTACAAGTGTAAAAagcatattattccctttttcctATAATGtgtaatttaatctttatttattgtGATGTATTTggaatttatcttggtatatgatgcaGATGCTGCTTTATACTTAGTTTCTGGCAGACTTATTTCTAATTCTCCTAGAAGTTCTTGTCATATATTGAGACCATATCCTAGCATCTGGGGGCTTTGTATTTATTGAGCAGAAAGCAACTTTGCTCATTTGCTACTATATGATTTGTGCTTTTCCACTGATGAACTCTTTCTAACTCAATCAGTACCTaatcattttgatgattattgttgTATGGTTTGAGATGTCATATTGTAGActtattttgtttctacttttttcattgtaTTCCTGGAAGGTATTGATATGTTGTTCCTGTAgatgaattctgatttttttttttgtattagcgTATCTGGCAATTTGGCATTAATCATGTGCTTTCGAGACAGGTTTCTCTTAGTATCTATCAGCTCACCAacacaaatagtaaatatattattGGGATAATGGCATTCAAGTTTTGTGGAGATTGTAATTTGTTTATTATTCCTGAATCTGTGTTAAGAGAATAATGCCTTTAATGTTCTTGCCATTTTGCCTTATCGACAAGGAGGAACATAAGTGAAGAAAACTCAGGCCATCAAGGTAACTCACAGCTTTGGAACTGTATTGACattctctttttgtctcagtaTATCCATAAGAGTTCTTTGGTGAATAACTTTTGTATTGAGCAGATGCTTTCAGTACTAAGTTAACATGATTCATGCTATATTTTACTAACGCTTCTCTAGGTCTTAGATCTAAGTCAAACTAGTTAATCCAAAAGGTGATTTCTCTAATTCTCTGCTTACAAGATATCCTTCTATTCAGCTAGACTTCCTCCTCAATAGCAATTtttatatagacagatagatagaaagatgataAATTGTAAGAcagagatataaatagatatgtattttagatataaatagatagatagatatctctgTCTTTATAGAGATATGTCTATCATTTACAGCCTCTAACAATAATGCACTCAATAGGAATAACACCATCTTTGCTTAAAATGAACTATTCTCATTTGTTTACTTGTCTCAAAATCGTATATCAGTTATCACTCCAGAATATAACTTGTCCCATATGAGACAAGATGATGGATTAGAGATAGGTGGTTAGCTGAATTCTCCCAATGTTCTACTATAAAAACTTTAAGTAATGCCTCAAATCAAGTTTTAGAAAGGCAGAGTCAACAAAAGGTGAGAGGGAGACATTTTTCTAGCTTTAAGCAACTTAGGGAGGTGGAATATTtggaagagaatttttaaaaatgaatattaaacagcatttttgccttttttattattgttgtttgtttgcttgtttttatttttttatttttcccttttgatctgatttttcttgtgcagtatgataaatgcagaaatatgtttagaataattgcacaagtttaatctatattagattagtTGCTGTCTAAGGAAGTAGGTAGgggtgaaagggagaaaaatttgaaacacaatgtatgcaagggtgaatgttgaaaactatctttgcatgtattttgaaaaataacaaaactattattataaaaaaataaaatttaatttaatttttttttaaaaaaagcagtaAAGCCCGAATCAGATTAAGAGAAACTATTCTCTTAGAATACTGAGTAGACTTAACTCAGCATTAAAGTACTCCATATGAAGATGAAGCACTTAAGGATACCAAATTCTACAGAAAGTAATTCCATGAAGCCAATTAGGGAGGAAGAATATTAAAGGTTGGAGGAGGGTATTTAAAAAggctttataatatatatacatatatatatatatatgatgtatataatttaatgtttgatctatgtcttgaaaaaaaaagagcaaatctAAGAGGTGGATTCTAGGTATGGTGACAGCTAGCACTATGGCATGAAGATAGGAAGGTGAAGTTCTATAGAAGAGGAACAGAATGAAAGCTGATTCAACTAGATTGTGGAATGTGGGAAGGACAGTCAGATATAACAAGGCTGGGGAAATGAATTGCTATCATTGTTCTACACAATGCTTACTCCCATATTGAGCTCCATTAATGACAATCTGAGgaacagaaagatgaaaaaaatcagacccTATGAAAGATCATCGGTTGTCTGATACTATAATAAATTTGTTTGGAAGGGAAGTGGATAAGAGGTGAGATTCTGTTATAGAAGGAACAAGACAAACTGTATTTAGTGAATAAGTGTGACTAGGTGGCATAAGGGATGGAGCATTGGGctaagaatcagaaagattcattttcatgaattcaaattcagacacactagctgtatgaacctaggaaagtcatttaaccttgtttgcctcagttcatctataaaataatgaagagacggaaatgacaaaccattctagtattttggccaagaaaattccaaatggtattgtaaagaattggacattactGAAAGGACTCAAACAATAATATGTAGTAAATAAGGCCTATCTTAGAAGAAAGGAAGTATGGAGTTTAAATCCCATATATGTCATGTAATTATGGCCAAAtaacttaacctttttttgcATCTGGGTCCTCATTggtaaatgagaacaataatgCAATAATCTATCTCATAAGTCTATTTTGAGATTTTATACTTGTAAAGATTTTTACATATTTGTGCCATGGAACATGTTAAATGTTccatttaaatgcataaaaaatgtATAAGactataaaagaaatgaatacaaTTGAAATGCAGTCAtcgaaatatttttcaaaagaagttCATCAACCCTTCTCCAACTCTAATAAGATACTGCAGATAATGTCAAAGTATTAAAATTCAATGAGctatatttatttaaagaaatgtatatataaaacagattATAGTTTACCTACCAAAGCTCATATGATAAtcatatgaacaaaactacaaaacttcTTTACAtaaaggaagttttaattaaagAGGAATTAATTTGCTCATGTTTGGAACatgctaatatgataaaaatactaCACAAATTAATTTCTTCAAGCAATTTCTTGGTTCTGTGTCACACcaata
Proteins encoded:
- the LOC127546816 gene encoding olfactory receptor 2D2-like, which encodes MKDTNKTWVTEFFFLGLSDDFQTQILLFILFLVVYLVTVLGNLLLISLVLIDSKLHTSMYFFLGNLSLADLCFSTCIVPQALAHLLSRRKIISFTGCAAQLLFSLFLGCTECALLAVMSYDRYLAICDPMHYPLIMTWRLCGHLALGCWASGILVTLIDTTVTLQLPYRGDNRIAHFFCESPALLALASTDTHSSQMVIFLMGVVILLAPVSLILASYGSIIVTILKMKTNSGRLKAFSTCGSHLLVVIIFYGSAIINYMTLKSSKEQGKIVSVFYTVINPMLNPLIYSLRNKDVKRALKNVSKRKKLLKS